One window of the Natronomonas marina genome contains the following:
- the gatE gene encoding Glu-tRNA(Gln) amidotransferase subunit GatE — translation MSHDYEDLGLVAGLEIHQQLDTATKLFCNCPTARREPEESVRSFTRYLHPTKSELGELDEAALEESRVDREFEYLAFDSTCLVEEDDEPPHRLDGEALRTALEIAVLLDCEVVDQAHVMRKIVVDGSNTSGFQRSALLATDGEIETSEGPVGIADMLLEEESAARIEERDGGVTYGLDRLGIPLVEIGTEPDIRSPAQAKDAAERIGMLLRSTGKVKRGLGTIRQDVNVSIEDGARVELKGVQSLDDIDDIVEREVGRQVELLEVAEELRDRDAAVADPEDVTAVFEDTDSGVIAGAETVMAVRLSGFDGLVGREIQPDRRLGTELSDHAKRHGAGGIFHTDELPAYGVTEAEVAELREAVDAGDDDAVAIVAADREVAESAIEAVADRAGVAIHEVPEETRGANEDGTSRYLRPLPGAARMYPETDVPPVEPDPTEVEAPELLTEKVDRYQAQHGLGAGLAEQIAYSEHMPTFEAAVERGVDPTTAADTLEGTLTELRRDDVAVGNLTDEHLLAVLERVEAGDLPNEGIGPVLSTLADDPDLSVEAAMDEADVGGVDREAVREAVVAVVERNEEQVEAEGMGAFSGLMGECMGELRGKADGEVVSELLREEIGKRA, via the coding sequence ATGAGCCACGACTACGAGGACCTGGGCCTCGTCGCCGGGCTGGAGATACACCAGCAACTCGACACGGCGACGAAGCTCTTCTGTAACTGCCCGACGGCGCGCCGCGAACCGGAGGAGTCCGTCCGGTCGTTCACCCGGTATCTCCACCCGACGAAGTCCGAACTCGGCGAACTCGACGAGGCCGCCCTCGAGGAGTCCCGCGTCGACCGGGAGTTCGAGTACCTCGCCTTCGACTCGACCTGCCTCGTCGAGGAGGACGACGAACCGCCCCACCGACTCGACGGGGAGGCGCTGCGGACGGCGCTGGAAATCGCGGTGCTGCTGGACTGTGAGGTCGTCGACCAGGCCCACGTAATGCGGAAGATAGTCGTCGACGGCTCCAACACCTCCGGCTTCCAGCGGTCGGCGCTGCTTGCGACCGACGGCGAAATCGAGACCTCGGAGGGTCCCGTCGGCATCGCCGACATGCTGCTCGAAGAGGAGTCCGCCGCCCGCATCGAGGAACGCGACGGCGGCGTCACCTACGGGCTGGACCGACTCGGCATCCCCCTCGTCGAAATCGGCACCGAACCGGACATCCGCTCGCCCGCCCAGGCCAAGGACGCCGCCGAGCGCATCGGCATGCTGCTCCGCTCGACCGGCAAGGTGAAACGCGGCCTCGGCACCATCCGCCAGGACGTCAACGTCTCCATCGAGGACGGCGCCCGCGTCGAGTTGAAGGGCGTCCAGAGCCTCGACGACATCGACGACATCGTCGAACGCGAGGTCGGCCGCCAGGTCGAACTGCTGGAGGTCGCCGAGGAACTGCGGGACCGCGACGCCGCGGTCGCCGACCCCGAGGACGTGACGGCGGTGTTCGAGGACACCGACAGCGGCGTCATCGCCGGCGCCGAGACCGTGATGGCCGTCCGGCTGTCGGGCTTCGACGGTCTCGTCGGCCGCGAGATTCAGCCCGACCGACGGCTCGGTACCGAACTGTCCGACCACGCGAAGCGGCACGGCGCCGGGGGAATCTTCCACACCGACGAACTGCCCGCCTACGGCGTCACCGAGGCGGAGGTGGCGGAGTTGCGCGAGGCCGTCGATGCCGGCGACGACGACGCCGTCGCAATCGTCGCCGCCGACCGCGAGGTCGCCGAGAGCGCGATCGAGGCCGTCGCCGACCGTGCCGGGGTCGCCATCCACGAGGTGCCCGAGGAGACCCGCGGCGCCAACGAGGACGGCACCTCCCGCTACCTGCGGCCGCTGCCCGGCGCCGCCCGGATGTACCCCGAGACGGACGTCCCGCCCGTCGAACCGGACCCCACCGAGGTCGAGGCGCCCGAACTCCTGACCGAGAAGGTCGACCGGTATCAGGCCCAGCACGGTCTCGGCGCCGGTCTGGCCGAGCAAATCGCCTACAGCGAACACATGCCGACCTTCGAGGCCGCCGTCGAGCGGGGCGTCGACCCGACGACGGCCGCCGACACGCTGGAGGGGACGCTCACCGAACTCCGCCGTGACGACGTGGCCGTCGGGAACCTGACCGACGAGCACCTCCTCGCGGTGCTGGAGCGCGTCGAGGCCGGCGACCTGCCGAACGAGGGCATCGGGCCGGTGCTGTCGACGCTGGCCGACGACCCCGACCTGTCCGTCGAGGCGGCGATGGACGAGGCCGACGTCGGCGGCGTCGACCGCGAGGCGGTCCGCGAGGCCGTCGTCGCCGTCGTCGAGCGCAACGAAGAACAGGTCGAGGCCGAGGGCATGGGCGCCTTCTCGGGGCTGATGGGCGAGTGCATGGGCGAGTTGCGCGGGAAGGCCGACGGCGAGGTGGTCTCGGAACTCCTGCGCGAGGAGATCGGCAAGCGGGCCTGA
- a CDS encoding RNA methyltransferase, with product MVEIAVAVVDPETPGNVGTIARGMKNFGLSELYLVDPPELDPDGEAYGFAGHAREDVLPNAETVEFDYLVENFYTVGTTAITNEDATKHVRYPFVRPAELPDELGGLDADACIVFGRERVGLTNEELARLDRVCSIPAADDYPVLNLAQAATIVLYELRELTVEATQHPEEAHERANEHEIEGLYETFDDYLHDVGHPEEKVEKTNRLFRRLVARGQPTGREARTLRGVLRRGAMRASGEIPRGDGDGDEP from the coding sequence ATGGTCGAGATAGCCGTCGCCGTCGTCGACCCGGAGACGCCCGGCAACGTCGGCACCATCGCCCGCGGGATGAAGAACTTCGGTCTCTCGGAGCTGTACCTGGTCGACCCGCCGGAACTGGACCCCGACGGCGAGGCCTACGGCTTCGCCGGCCACGCCCGCGAGGACGTCCTCCCGAACGCCGAGACCGTCGAGTTCGACTACCTCGTCGAGAACTTCTACACCGTCGGCACCACCGCCATCACCAACGAGGACGCCACCAAGCACGTCCGCTACCCGTTCGTCCGGCCCGCGGAGTTGCCCGACGAACTCGGCGGTCTCGACGCCGACGCCTGCATCGTCTTCGGCCGCGAACGGGTCGGTCTCACGAACGAGGAACTCGCCCGTCTGGACCGCGTCTGCTCGATCCCGGCCGCCGACGACTATCCTGTCCTCAACCTCGCACAGGCGGCGACCATCGTGCTGTACGAACTGCGGGAGTTGACCGTCGAGGCGACCCAGCACCCCGAGGAGGCCCACGAGCGAGCGAACGAACACGAGATAGAGGGTCTCTACGAGACGTTCGACGACTACCTCCACGACGTCGGCCACCCCGAGGAGAAAGTCGAGAAGACGAACCGGCTCTTTCGACGCCTCGTCGCCCGCGGCCAGCCGACCGGTCGGGAGGCCCGCACCCTGCGGGGCGTGTTGCGCCGCGGCGCGATGCGGGCGTCCGGCGAGATCCCGCGGGGTGACGGCGACGGCGACGAACCGTAG
- a CDS encoding MBL fold metallo-hydrolase, whose translation MEPRLDAGTVERIEFDIEWPPGTAFAYLLVAEEPILVDAGSPGETGWNALASGISDAGYAPEEIEHLLVTHPHTDHAGQAATLLDAADPTVYAPVGVRARLSRDVDDLAATVRRNATAAGVPDVEAHVDRAVDSLRRNRACLPPERIDVEVAPGERFSAGDTVFEAVHVPGHQENQAAFLTDGLLFAGDAAVEPFRPAALHVGFDEGHTESIDAFYEGLSALSSVEPDVERVYPGHGPVFEDLAGAVARDRESLDSVVADCRAVVESLGVATAHEVTAERVGTLDGREYTVFESVGALARLRRQGVLDAETEEGVHRFRPA comes from the coding sequence ATGGAACCTCGTCTGGACGCCGGGACGGTCGAACGCATCGAGTTCGACATCGAGTGGCCGCCCGGAACAGCCTTCGCGTACCTGCTGGTGGCCGAGGAGCCGATCCTCGTCGACGCAGGCTCCCCCGGCGAGACCGGGTGGAACGCCCTCGCTTCGGGAATCTCCGACGCCGGGTACGCTCCCGAAGAGATCGAACACCTGCTCGTCACGCACCCACACACGGACCACGCGGGACAGGCGGCAACGCTGCTCGACGCAGCCGACCCGACCGTGTACGCGCCCGTGGGTGTCCGAGCGCGCCTGTCCCGTGACGTCGACGACCTCGCGGCGACGGTTCGGCGGAACGCGACCGCGGCGGGCGTCCCGGACGTCGAGGCCCACGTCGACCGGGCGGTCGACTCGCTCCGGCGGAACCGAGCCTGCCTGCCGCCCGAGCGAATCGACGTCGAAGTGGCGCCCGGCGAGCGTTTTTCTGCCGGTGACACCGTCTTCGAGGCGGTCCACGTCCCGGGGCACCAGGAGAACCAGGCAGCCTTCCTGACCGACGGGCTGCTGTTCGCCGGCGACGCCGCGGTCGAGCCGTTCCGGCCGGCTGCGCTCCACGTCGGCTTCGACGAGGGCCACACGGAGTCGATAGACGCCTTCTACGAGGGGCTGTCGGCGCTGTCTTCGGTCGAACCCGACGTCGAGCGGGTGTATCCCGGCCACGGTCCGGTCTTCGAGGACCTCGCGGGGGCCGTCGCCAGGGACCGCGAGTCGCTGGATTCGGTCGTCGCGGACTGTCGGGCCGTCGTGGAGTCCCTCGGGGTAGCGACGGCCCACGAGGTGACCGCCGAACGGGTCGGAACACTGGACGGCCGGGAGTACACCGTCTTCGAGTCGGTCGGCGCGCTGGCACGACTGCGGCGCCAGGGCGTCCTCGACGCCGAGACCGAGGAGGGGGTCCACCGGTTCCGGCCGGCGTAG
- a CDS encoding PadR family transcriptional regulator, with protein sequence MSSNRGQRPTERTETDSVSLSSLRAEMDGTVDADDETAVSEIASAADRSVLSEEFSFQEERIKGSLDELLVVLAGVRSSDTHGKQLIEDLDDQFDTSLSPGTVYPRLHDLCDEGVLERRELVRTKEYTIDDPEAARETIAESARQHLALGLAFKAALEEGDFA encoded by the coding sequence ATGTCATCGAACCGCGGCCAGCGACCCACCGAGCGAACCGAGACCGATTCGGTCAGTCTCTCGAGCCTCCGGGCCGAGATGGACGGAACCGTCGACGCCGACGACGAGACGGCCGTCTCCGAGATCGCGTCGGCCGCCGACCGGTCGGTCCTCTCCGAGGAGTTCTCCTTCCAGGAGGAGCGCATCAAGGGGTCGCTCGACGAACTACTGGTGGTGCTCGCGGGCGTCCGTTCCTCGGACACCCACGGCAAACAGCTCATCGAGGACCTCGACGACCAGTTCGACACGTCGCTCAGCCCGGGGACCGTCTACCCGCGGCTCCACGACCTCTGTGACGAGGGCGTCCTCGAGCGGCGCGAACTCGTCCGGACGAAGGAGTACACCATCGACGACCCCGAGGCCGCCCGCGAGACCATCGCCGAGTCCGCCCGCCAGCACCTCGCGCTCGGCCTGGCGTTCAAGGCCGCCCTCGAAGAGGGCGACTTCGCGTAG
- a CDS encoding SLC13 family permease → MLPLVAGTGLTTGMLVVFGVILAALVLFVTEPVPIDITAVGVLVALVVLEPWTGVTPTDGLSGFASTATVTVLAMFVLSEGIRRTGVVNRIGKAIAERFGDSPFGQLAAVLGLAGGTAGFINNTPVVAVMIPMVTELSDRTGISPSKLLIPVSYASMMGGMLTLIGTSSNILASDVYDRIGGAATEPFSMFEFTALGALVLVAGTAYLLAFGPRLLPERIVAGEDLTDEFGMTEYLTEAVVREDSPMVGRSVEIALADVKVDADIVQLIRGGRAFNEPLDRKEVRPGDILVLRVDRESLVELLDAEGLDLAPDAEVTDDVLAAEEETAAEIETADEEQRLVEVVLTPDTNLIGETLESLNFRQRYDASVLAIRRGRRVIHERMDERRLRAGDTLLIQATEDTAGRFGRDRNFVVAGELVRPDFRSERIPVAVGIVLAVVAVAALGIAPIAISALGGIVGMVVTGCVKPNEVYDAVDWNVIFLLAGLIPLGVAMEATGAAAWLADLVVAGSASLGVVALLGAFYLFTALVTNVVSNNASVVLMVPVAYDAAIQVGADPFAFVLSVTFAASTAMLTPIGYQTNLMVYGPGGYRFTDFARVGAPLQLLLTAVTTLGIVWLYGI, encoded by the coding sequence GTGCTCCCGCTGGTCGCCGGCACCGGACTGACGACGGGCATGCTCGTCGTCTTCGGGGTCATCCTCGCCGCGCTCGTGCTGTTCGTGACCGAGCCGGTCCCCATCGACATCACCGCCGTCGGGGTTCTCGTGGCGCTCGTGGTGCTGGAGCCGTGGACCGGCGTCACGCCCACGGACGGTCTCTCGGGCTTCGCTTCGACGGCGACGGTGACGGTGCTTGCGATGTTCGTCCTCTCGGAGGGCATCCGCCGGACGGGCGTCGTCAACCGGATCGGCAAGGCCATCGCCGAGCGGTTCGGCGACAGCCCGTTCGGCCAGCTCGCGGCGGTGCTCGGTCTCGCGGGGGGAACGGCCGGCTTCATCAACAACACGCCCGTCGTGGCGGTGATGATACCGATGGTGACGGAACTGTCCGACAGGACCGGCATCTCCCCCTCGAAGCTCCTCATCCCGGTGTCGTACGCCTCGATGATGGGCGGCATGCTGACGCTCATCGGCACCTCCTCGAACATCCTCGCCTCGGACGTCTACGACCGGATCGGCGGTGCCGCGACCGAGCCGTTCTCGATGTTCGAGTTCACGGCGCTGGGCGCCCTCGTGCTGGTGGCGGGGACGGCCTACCTGCTGGCGTTCGGTCCCCGTCTCCTCCCCGAGCGCATCGTTGCGGGCGAAGACCTCACCGACGAGTTCGGGATGACCGAGTACCTCACCGAGGCTGTCGTTCGGGAGGACTCGCCGATGGTCGGCCGGTCGGTCGAGATCGCCCTCGCGGACGTCAAGGTCGACGCCGACATCGTCCAGCTCATCCGCGGCGGGCGGGCGTTCAACGAGCCGCTGGACCGCAAGGAGGTCCGTCCCGGCGACATCCTGGTCCTTCGGGTCGACCGCGAGAGTCTCGTCGAGTTGCTGGACGCCGAGGGGCTGGACCTGGCGCCCGACGCCGAGGTGACTGACGACGTCCTGGCAGCCGAGGAGGAGACCGCAGCCGAAATCGAGACGGCCGACGAGGAACAGCGTCTCGTCGAGGTCGTCCTCACGCCGGACACGAACCTCATCGGCGAGACGCTGGAGTCGCTGAACTTCCGCCAGCGGTACGACGCGTCGGTGCTTGCCATCCGGCGCGGCCGCCGGGTCATCCACGAGCGGATGGACGAGCGGCGGCTCCGGGCCGGCGACACGCTGCTCATCCAGGCCACCGAGGACACCGCCGGGCGGTTCGGCCGGGACCGCAACTTCGTCGTCGCCGGCGAACTCGTCCGGCCCGACTTCCGCTCGGAGCGGATTCCGGTCGCGGTCGGTATCGTCCTCGCGGTCGTCGCCGTCGCCGCGCTCGGCATCGCCCCCATCGCCATCTCCGCGCTCGGCGGCATCGTCGGGATGGTCGTCACCGGCTGCGTGAAGCCCAACGAGGTCTACGACGCCGTCGACTGGAACGTGATCTTCCTGCTTGCGGGACTCATCCCGCTGGGGGTCGCAATGGAGGCGACGGGCGCGGCCGCCTGGCTCGCTGACCTCGTGGTCGCCGGAAGTGCGAGCCTCGGCGTCGTCGCCCTGCTGGGAGCCTTCTACCTCTTTACCGCTCTCGTGACGAACGTCGTCAGCAACAACGCGAGCGTCGTGTTGATGGTGCCGGTGGCCTACGACGCCGCCATTCAGGTTGGCGCCGACCCCTTCGCGTTCGTGCTGTCGGTCACGTTCGCCGCCTCGACGGCGATGCTGACGCCCATCGGCTACCAGACGAACCTGATGGTCTACGGCCCCGGTGGCTACCGGTTCACCGACTTCGCCCGGGTCGGCGCGCCGCTGCAGTTGCTGTTGACCGCCGTGACGACGCTCGGCATCGTCTGGCTGTACGGTATCTGA
- a CDS encoding class II fumarate hydratase has protein sequence MTDDEDYRVERDSLGEMKVPEDAYWGAQTQRAVENFPISGLTFQRRFVRALGIVKKAAAKANLELDLVPEEKGEAIIEAADEVIVGTHDDQFPVDVFQTGSGTSSNMNANEVIANRATEIYGGEVGSREIHPNDHVNYGQSSNDVVPTAMHVASLEAIEKDVVPALETLADELEAKESEFDGVVKTGRTHLQDATPVRLGQEFGGYRTQIQKGVKRVAGVRDHLGELALGGTATGTGLNTHPDFPALAAQFISAETGLEFREADNHFEAQAAHDAMGEAHGALRTVAGSMNKIANDLRLLASGPRNGLGEIEQPENQPGSSIMPGKINPVVAESVNQVHKQVVGNDAAVSAGAARGELDLNLYKPVLAYNFLQSANLIANAAETFGERFVAKLEANEEHCRVRVEQSMALATALNPAIGYDAASKVAKQALAEGKSVREVAVAEGYLTEEEADDVLDPAAMTERVILGDD, from the coding sequence ATGACCGACGACGAAGACTACCGCGTCGAACGGGACAGTCTCGGCGAGATGAAGGTGCCGGAGGACGCCTACTGGGGCGCCCAGACCCAGCGGGCCGTCGAGAACTTCCCCATCTCGGGACTCACCTTCCAGCGACGGTTCGTCCGGGCGCTCGGGATCGTCAAGAAGGCGGCCGCGAAGGCCAACCTCGAACTCGACCTCGTCCCCGAAGAGAAGGGCGAGGCCATCATCGAGGCCGCCGACGAGGTCATCGTCGGCACCCACGACGACCAGTTCCCGGTCGACGTCTTCCAGACCGGGTCGGGGACCTCCTCGAACATGAACGCCAACGAGGTCATCGCCAACCGCGCGACCGAGATTTACGGCGGCGAGGTCGGCTCCCGGGAGATTCACCCCAACGACCACGTCAACTACGGCCAGTCGAGCAACGACGTCGTTCCGACGGCGATGCACGTCGCCAGCCTGGAGGCGATAGAGAAGGACGTCGTCCCGGCCCTGGAGACGCTGGCCGACGAACTCGAGGCCAAGGAGTCCGAGTTCGACGGCGTCGTCAAGACGGGTCGGACCCACCTCCAGGACGCCACGCCGGTCCGCCTCGGCCAGGAGTTCGGCGGCTACCGGACGCAGATTCAGAAGGGGGTAAAGCGGGTCGCGGGCGTCCGCGACCACCTCGGCGAACTCGCCCTCGGCGGGACGGCGACGGGGACGGGGCTCAACACCCACCCCGACTTCCCCGCGCTGGCCGCGCAGTTCATCTCCGCGGAGACGGGGCTGGAGTTCCGGGAGGCCGACAACCACTTCGAGGCGCAGGCTGCCCACGACGCGATGGGCGAGGCCCACGGCGCCCTGCGGACCGTCGCGGGGTCGATGAACAAGATCGCAAACGACCTCCGGCTGCTGGCGTCCGGCCCGCGAAACGGTCTCGGCGAGATCGAGCAGCCGGAGAACCAGCCCGGTTCGTCCATCATGCCCGGCAAAATAAACCCGGTCGTCGCAGAGTCGGTCAACCAGGTCCACAAGCAGGTCGTCGGCAACGACGCGGCGGTCTCGGCGGGCGCCGCCCGCGGCGAACTCGATTTGAACCTCTACAAGCCCGTGCTGGCGTACAACTTCCTCCAGAGCGCGAACCTGATCGCCAACGCGGCCGAGACGTTCGGCGAGCGTTTCGTGGCGAAACTGGAGGCCAACGAGGAGCACTGCCGCGTTCGCGTCGAGCAGTCGATGGCGCTTGCGACGGCGCTGAACCCCGCCATCGGCTACGATGCGGCCTCGAAGGTCGCAAAGCAGGCGCTCGCGGAGGGCAAGTCCGTCCGGGAGGTCGCCGTCGCCGAGGGCTACCTGACCGAGGAGGAGGCCGACGACGTGCTCGACCCGGCCGCGATGACCGAACGGGTCATCCTCGGCGACGACTGA
- a CDS encoding zinc ribbon domain-containing protein, which produces MVPESESGCDKCGHTETEVGTISTTGGGVSKMFDIQTNSFKVVSCSNCGYSELYRDDTAGSSDIVDVFLG; this is translated from the coding sequence ATGGTCCCCGAATCCGAGAGCGGTTGCGACAAGTGCGGGCACACGGAAACCGAGGTCGGTACCATCTCGACGACCGGCGGCGGTGTGAGCAAGATGTTCGACATTCAGACGAACAGCTTCAAGGTCGTCTCCTGTAGCAACTGCGGGTACTCGGAGCTGTACCGCGACGACACGGCCGGCTCCAGCGACATCGTCGACGTCTTCCTCGGCTGA
- a CDS encoding dihydropteroate synthase, which translates to MRTVDAAGLGIGDEYPPRIMGVLNVSAESPYDPSVFDDPGEAAEYVDRELIGEGADIVDVGLESANKRFEVLSAEGELDRLETAVETLESTSGDAVWSIETRYHEVAEAALDRGFEMVNDICGFADPEMPRVCAEYDVAVSKMASPPDLERPGAVEDVNDIYDALELNGFTDKTIVDPAFGGWSEAKTIADDRETFDRLREFRGYGRPILVSINRKNFLRTIADRDTEEALPVSLAATSMAVERGAHVVRTHDVAETRDAALVGEEFRTERLRDPEVGVEELDVRTDREFARHLDRVGGDGEDSVVTHVVEFRLPPGPEDYVASRGERAGIGVYVGEALLLVGTAAEFRSLRGIVEGGPDAAVRAVESVCTDVE; encoded by the coding sequence ATGCGAACGGTAGACGCCGCCGGACTCGGCATCGGCGACGAGTACCCGCCGCGAATCATGGGCGTGCTGAACGTCTCGGCGGAGTCCCCGTACGACCCGAGCGTCTTCGACGACCCCGGCGAGGCCGCCGAATACGTCGACCGGGAGCTCATAGGGGAAGGTGCCGACATCGTCGACGTCGGCCTGGAGTCGGCCAACAAGCGCTTCGAGGTGCTGTCGGCCGAGGGGGAACTCGACCGCCTGGAGACGGCCGTCGAGACGCTGGAGAGTACCTCCGGCGACGCCGTCTGGTCCATCGAGACCCGCTACCACGAGGTCGCCGAGGCCGCACTGGACCGCGGCTTCGAGATGGTCAACGACATCTGCGGCTTCGCCGACCCCGAGATGCCCCGCGTCTGTGCGGAGTACGACGTCGCCGTCTCGAAGATGGCGTCGCCGCCGGACCTCGAACGCCCCGGCGCCGTCGAGGACGTGAACGACATCTACGACGCCCTGGAACTGAACGGCTTCACGGACAAGACCATCGTCGACCCCGCCTTCGGCGGGTGGTCGGAGGCGAAGACCATCGCCGACGACCGCGAGACCTTCGACAGACTCCGGGAGTTCCGCGGGTACGGCCGGCCGATACTCGTCTCGATCAACCGGAAGAACTTCCTGCGGACGATAGCGGATCGGGACACCGAGGAGGCGCTGCCCGTCTCGCTTGCGGCCACCTCGATGGCCGTCGAACGGGGCGCCCACGTCGTCCGGACCCACGACGTCGCCGAGACCCGCGACGCGGCCTTGGTCGGCGAGGAGTTTCGAACCGAACGGCTCCGCGACCCCGAAGTCGGCGTCGAGGAACTCGACGTGCGGACCGACCGCGAGTTCGCCCGCCACCTCGACCGCGTCGGCGGCGACGGCGAGGACAGCGTCGTCACCCACGTCGTCGAGTTCCGCCTCCCGCCCGGCCCGGAAGATTACGTCGCCAGCCGGGGCGAACGGGCCGGAATCGGCGTCTACGTCGGTGAGGCGCTGTTGTTGGTGGGCACCGCCGCCGAGTTCCGGTCGCTCCGGGGGATCGTCGAGGGGGGACCCGACGCCGCGGTTCGGGCCGTAGAGAGCGTCTGCACCGACGTGGAGTAG
- a CDS encoding 6-hydroxymethylpterin diphosphokinase MptE-like protein, giving the protein MLYEEWKPVYEAILADFGYDAADDERARDALYETLEGTEPLGVEDLDLGGTVAVCGAGPSLPGDLAVARRADSVVAASTAADVLREAGVAVDCMVTDLDKNPDSARELTAAGTPVAVHAHGDNVAGIRRLVPDLDAAAVLPTTQTEPRPPVVNPGGFTDGDRAAFLADASGADRLVFAGWDFDDPTVGAEKSRKLRWAERLLYWLERRRNERFDVLDGRRDRIELPI; this is encoded by the coding sequence ATGCTATACGAGGAGTGGAAACCCGTCTACGAGGCGATACTGGCGGATTTCGGTTACGACGCGGCCGACGACGAGCGGGCACGCGACGCGCTCTACGAGACGCTGGAGGGAACGGAGCCGCTCGGCGTCGAGGACCTGGACCTGGGCGGAACCGTCGCCGTCTGTGGCGCTGGACCCTCACTTCCGGGGGACCTGGCGGTCGCTCGCCGGGCCGACAGCGTCGTCGCCGCATCGACGGCCGCCGACGTGCTCCGGGAGGCCGGCGTCGCCGTCGACTGCATGGTCACGGACCTCGACAAGAACCCCGACTCGGCCCGTGAGTTGACGGCCGCGGGGACGCCCGTGGCGGTCCACGCCCACGGCGACAACGTCGCGGGCATCCGGCGGCTGGTTCCCGACCTCGACGCCGCCGCGGTCCTGCCGACGACCCAGACCGAACCCCGACCGCCGGTCGTCAATCCGGGCGGGTTCACCGACGGCGACCGGGCCGCCTTCCTGGCGGACGCCAGCGGCGCCGATCGCCTCGTCTTCGCCGGCTGGGACTTCGACGACCCGACGGTCGGCGCCGAGAAGTCCCGGAAGCTCCGGTGGGCCGAGCGACTGCTCTACTGGCTCGAACGTCGGCGGAACGAACGCTTCGACGTGCTGGACGGCCGTCGGGACCGCATCGAACTGCCGATATAG